A window from Drosophila nasuta strain 15112-1781.00 chromosome 3, ASM2355853v1, whole genome shotgun sequence encodes these proteins:
- the LOC132792579 gene encoding lysophospholipid acyltransferase 6 isoform X1 — translation MLESPTNIESSDCYDGSRIFTWLADMVGLSVDLVNFLICQISALFLASLFRSFLHPSKVSCEVRHAFGLSLGLTFGYFCFGQQAIHIAGLPLICYIVIRTQDPRIVQRSVMLVAMGYLLCVHLMRQFYDYGSYALDITGPLMIITQKVTSLAFSIHDGFVRKDEDMTKAQQYHAIRKMPSALEYFSYVWHFQSLMAGPLVFYKDYIEFVEGYNLLKRPASNASLDNGKSELVVEPSPTKTVIRKVLGSLVCAFIFMKFVKIYPVKNMKDDDFVNGTSIPYKFWYAMMATTCIRFKYYHAWLLADAICNNSGLGFTGYDKDGNAKWDLISNINVLSFEFASNMRDAISNWNCGTNRWLRTLVYERVPKKYGTLLTFTLSAVWHGFYPGYYLTFATGALMVTAARTARRMFRHRFQSTQVTRMFYDILTCITTRIVMGYATFPFVLLEFMGSIKLYLRFFLCLHLISLVTIFILPKFIRGEPRTQRSSRSSAGANVPVSTQSDGNITAAVDQPLAVAASTDDLNANDEKEDGVESKHAKRNNDTMPQQQQQQSLQHDLKQNQSPILQPRPQLLQQQQSPKPIQHHNGQQICARDAVSVPHDQCEMDQLSSKLKEKIEAETKNIEEFIDKTVTETVSGIVEFKNDLMRDIEFPKLKLAAGSVSSGAANLVDAAAAGLRKRNISSAHDSNSNNTNNTNTANACADHAPEENSGAFLKKEIDAINAVVQQANVLPAVLSNGHAK, via the exons GTCAACTTcttaatatgccaaatatcAGCGCTCTTCCTAGCCTCGCTCTTCCGTTCGTTTCTCCATCCATCTAAGGTGTCCTGCGAGGTGCGTCACGCATTTGGATTGTCATTGGGACTGACCTTTGGCTACTTTTGCTTTGGCCAACAGGCAATTCACATCGCTGGACTTCCCTTAATATGCTACATTGTCATACGCACACAAGATCCACGCATTGTTCAGAG GAGCGTCATGCTGGTGGCCATGGGCTATTTGCTGTGCGTGCATCTGATGCGTCAGTTCTATGATTACGGCTCCTATGCTTTGGACATTACGGGACCGCTCATGATCATCACACAGAAGGTGACCAGTCTGGCGTTCAGCATACACGATGGCTTTGTGCGCAAGGATGAG GACATGACAAAGGCGCAACAGTACCATGCCATTAGGAAAATGCCGTCGGCACTGGAATACTTCTCGTATGTATGGCATTTCCAAAGCCTGATGGCCGGCCCCTTGGTCTTCTACAAGGATTACATTGAATTTGTCGAGGGCTACAATCTATTGAAACGTCCAGCATCAAAC GCCAGCTTGGACAATGGCAAATCGGAATTGGTGGTGGAGCCGTCACCTACGAAAACCGTCATACGCAAGGTCCTTGGCAGCTTGGTGTGTGCATTCATTTTCATGAAGTTTGTCAAAATCTATCCTGTAAAGAATATGAAAGATGATGACTTTGTTAATGGCACCAGCATACCCTATAAGTTCTGGTATGCCATGATGGCAACCACCTGCATACGCTTTAAGTATTATCACGCCTGGCTGCTGGCCGATGCGATTTGCAACAATTCGGGCTTGGGTTTTACCGGCTACGATAAGGACGGCAATGCCAAATGGGATCTCATATCCAACATTAATGTGCTATCATTTGAG TTTGCGTCCAATATGCGAGACGCGATCAGCAACTGGAATTGCGGCACAAATCGCTGGCTGCGCACACTCGTCTATGAGCGTGTGCCCAAGAAGTATGGCACACTGTTGACGTTCACATTGAGCGCCGTGTGGCATGGCTTCTATCCAGGCTACTACTTGACCTTTGCCACTGGCGCCCTGATGGTTACAGCTGCGCGTACGGCACGTCGCATGTTCCGACACCGCTTCCAGAGCACACAGGTTACGCGCATGTTCTACGACATTCTTACCTGCATCACCACACGCATTGTGATGGGCTACGCTACATTCCCATTTGTTCTGCTTGAATTCATG GGCAGCATCAAATTGTACCTgagattttttttgtgccttCATCTTATTTCACTAGTGACCATATTTATTCTACCAAAATTCATACGGGGTGAGCCGCGCACACAACGGTCCAGCAGGAGTTCCGCCGGGGCGAATGTGCCGGTTTCCACGCAGAGCGATGGCAATATTACGGCTGCTGTCGATCAACCGCTGGCGGTGGCCGCCAGCACCGATGATCTCAATGCCAATGATGAGAAGGAGGACGGAGTGGAGAGTAAGCATGCTAAACGTAATAATGACACaatgccacagcaacaacaacagcaatcgctACAACACGATCTAAAGCAGAATCAGTCACCAATACTCCAACCACGCCCACAGcttctgcagcagcaacaaagtcCGAAGCCAATACAACACCACAACGGTCAACAGATTTGCGCTCGAGACGCGGTTAGTGTGCCGCACGATCAGTGTGAAATGGATCAATTGTCCAGCAAGCTGAAGGAGAAGATTGAAGCGGAAACCAAAAATATTGAGGAATTTATCGATAAGACTGTTACCGAAACTGTTAGCGGCATCGTTGAGTTTAAAAACGATCTGATGCGCGACATTGAGTTTCCCAAACTGAAGCTAGCCGCCGGCTCAGTTAGTAGCGGTGCCGCCAATCTGGTGGACGCTGCTGCCGCCGGTCTACGCAAACGCAACATATCCTCTGCCCAcgatagcaacagcaacaacacaaacaacactAACACCGCCAATGCATGCGCCGACCATGCCCCCGAGGAGAACAGTGGTGCGTTCTTGAAGAAGGAAATCGATGCAATCAATGCTGTCGTCCAGCAGGCAAATGTTTTGCCGGCTGTGCTCAGCAATGGTCATGCCAAATAG
- the LOC132792579 gene encoding lysophospholipid acyltransferase 6 isoform X3, which produces MLESPTNIESSDCYDGSRIFTWLADMVGLSVDLVNFLICQISALFLASLFRSFLHPSKVSCEVRHAFGLSLGLTFGYFCFGQQAIHIAGLPLICYIVIRTQDPRIVQRSVMLVAMGYLLCVHLMRQFYDYGSYALDITGPLMIITQKVTSLAFSIHDGFVRKDEDMTKAQQYHAIRKMPSALEYFSYVWHFQSLMAGPLVFYKDYIEFVEGYNLLKRPASNASLDNGKSELVVEPSPTKTVIRKVLGSLVCAFIFMKFVKIYPVKNMKDDDFVNGTSIPYKFWYAMMATTCIRFKYYHAWLLADAICNNSGLGFTGYDKDGNAKWDLISNINVLSFEFASNMRDAISNWNCGTNRWLRTLVYERVPKKYGTLLTFTLSAVWHGFYPGYYLTFATGALMVTAARTARRMFRHRFQSTQVTRMFYDILTCITTRIVMGYATFPFVLLEFMGSIKLYLRFFLCLHLISLVTIFILPKFIRGEPRTQRSSRSSAGANVPVSTQSDGNITAAVDQPLAVAASTDDLNANDEKEDGVETSAAATKSEANTTPQRSTDLRSRRG; this is translated from the exons GTCAACTTcttaatatgccaaatatcAGCGCTCTTCCTAGCCTCGCTCTTCCGTTCGTTTCTCCATCCATCTAAGGTGTCCTGCGAGGTGCGTCACGCATTTGGATTGTCATTGGGACTGACCTTTGGCTACTTTTGCTTTGGCCAACAGGCAATTCACATCGCTGGACTTCCCTTAATATGCTACATTGTCATACGCACACAAGATCCACGCATTGTTCAGAG GAGCGTCATGCTGGTGGCCATGGGCTATTTGCTGTGCGTGCATCTGATGCGTCAGTTCTATGATTACGGCTCCTATGCTTTGGACATTACGGGACCGCTCATGATCATCACACAGAAGGTGACCAGTCTGGCGTTCAGCATACACGATGGCTTTGTGCGCAAGGATGAG GACATGACAAAGGCGCAACAGTACCATGCCATTAGGAAAATGCCGTCGGCACTGGAATACTTCTCGTATGTATGGCATTTCCAAAGCCTGATGGCCGGCCCCTTGGTCTTCTACAAGGATTACATTGAATTTGTCGAGGGCTACAATCTATTGAAACGTCCAGCATCAAAC GCCAGCTTGGACAATGGCAAATCGGAATTGGTGGTGGAGCCGTCACCTACGAAAACCGTCATACGCAAGGTCCTTGGCAGCTTGGTGTGTGCATTCATTTTCATGAAGTTTGTCAAAATCTATCCTGTAAAGAATATGAAAGATGATGACTTTGTTAATGGCACCAGCATACCCTATAAGTTCTGGTATGCCATGATGGCAACCACCTGCATACGCTTTAAGTATTATCACGCCTGGCTGCTGGCCGATGCGATTTGCAACAATTCGGGCTTGGGTTTTACCGGCTACGATAAGGACGGCAATGCCAAATGGGATCTCATATCCAACATTAATGTGCTATCATTTGAG TTTGCGTCCAATATGCGAGACGCGATCAGCAACTGGAATTGCGGCACAAATCGCTGGCTGCGCACACTCGTCTATGAGCGTGTGCCCAAGAAGTATGGCACACTGTTGACGTTCACATTGAGCGCCGTGTGGCATGGCTTCTATCCAGGCTACTACTTGACCTTTGCCACTGGCGCCCTGATGGTTACAGCTGCGCGTACGGCACGTCGCATGTTCCGACACCGCTTCCAGAGCACACAGGTTACGCGCATGTTCTACGACATTCTTACCTGCATCACCACACGCATTGTGATGGGCTACGCTACATTCCCATTTGTTCTGCTTGAATTCATG GGCAGCATCAAATTGTACCTgagattttttttgtgccttCATCTTATTTCACTAGTGACCATATTTATTCTACCAAAATTCATACGGGGTGAGCCGCGCACACAACGGTCCAGCAGGAGTTCCGCCGGGGCGAATGTGCCGGTTTCCACGCAGAGCGATGGCAATATTACGGCTGCTGTCGATCAACCGCTGGCGGTGGCCGCCAGCACCGATGATCTCAATGCCAATGATGAGAAGGAGGACGGAGTGGAGA cttctgcagcagcaacaaagtcCGAAGCCAATACAACACCACAACGGTCAACAGATTTGCGCTCGAGACGCGGTTAG
- the LOC132792579 gene encoding lysophospholipid acyltransferase 6 isoform X2 — protein MLESPTNIESSDCYDGSRIFTWLADMVGLSVDLVNFLICQISALFLASLFRSFLHPSKVSCEVRHAFGLSLGLTFGYFCFGQQAIHIAGLPLICYIVIRTQDPRIVQRSVMLVAMGYLLCVHLMRQFYDYGSYALDITGPLMIITQKVTSLAFSIHDGFVRKDEDMTKAQQYHAIRKMPSALEYFSYVWHFQSLMAGPLVFYKDYIEFVEGYNLLKRPASNASLDNGKSELVVEPSPTKTVIRKVLGSLVCAFIFMKFVKIYPVKNMKDDDFVNGTSIPYKFWYAMMATTCIRFKYYHAWLLADAICNNSGLGFTGYDKDGNAKWDLISNINVLSFEFASNMRDAISNWNCGTNRWLRTLVYERVPKKYGTLLTFTLSAVWHGFYPGYYLTFATGALMVTAARTARRMFRHRFQSTQVTRMFYDILTCITTRIVMGYATFPFVLLEFMGSIKLYLRFFLCLHLISLVTIFILPKFIRGEPRTQRSSRSSAGANVPVSTQSDGNITAAVDQPLAVAASTDDLNANDEKEDGVESKHAKPSAAATKSEANTTPQRSTDLRSRRG, from the exons GTCAACTTcttaatatgccaaatatcAGCGCTCTTCCTAGCCTCGCTCTTCCGTTCGTTTCTCCATCCATCTAAGGTGTCCTGCGAGGTGCGTCACGCATTTGGATTGTCATTGGGACTGACCTTTGGCTACTTTTGCTTTGGCCAACAGGCAATTCACATCGCTGGACTTCCCTTAATATGCTACATTGTCATACGCACACAAGATCCACGCATTGTTCAGAG GAGCGTCATGCTGGTGGCCATGGGCTATTTGCTGTGCGTGCATCTGATGCGTCAGTTCTATGATTACGGCTCCTATGCTTTGGACATTACGGGACCGCTCATGATCATCACACAGAAGGTGACCAGTCTGGCGTTCAGCATACACGATGGCTTTGTGCGCAAGGATGAG GACATGACAAAGGCGCAACAGTACCATGCCATTAGGAAAATGCCGTCGGCACTGGAATACTTCTCGTATGTATGGCATTTCCAAAGCCTGATGGCCGGCCCCTTGGTCTTCTACAAGGATTACATTGAATTTGTCGAGGGCTACAATCTATTGAAACGTCCAGCATCAAAC GCCAGCTTGGACAATGGCAAATCGGAATTGGTGGTGGAGCCGTCACCTACGAAAACCGTCATACGCAAGGTCCTTGGCAGCTTGGTGTGTGCATTCATTTTCATGAAGTTTGTCAAAATCTATCCTGTAAAGAATATGAAAGATGATGACTTTGTTAATGGCACCAGCATACCCTATAAGTTCTGGTATGCCATGATGGCAACCACCTGCATACGCTTTAAGTATTATCACGCCTGGCTGCTGGCCGATGCGATTTGCAACAATTCGGGCTTGGGTTTTACCGGCTACGATAAGGACGGCAATGCCAAATGGGATCTCATATCCAACATTAATGTGCTATCATTTGAG TTTGCGTCCAATATGCGAGACGCGATCAGCAACTGGAATTGCGGCACAAATCGCTGGCTGCGCACACTCGTCTATGAGCGTGTGCCCAAGAAGTATGGCACACTGTTGACGTTCACATTGAGCGCCGTGTGGCATGGCTTCTATCCAGGCTACTACTTGACCTTTGCCACTGGCGCCCTGATGGTTACAGCTGCGCGTACGGCACGTCGCATGTTCCGACACCGCTTCCAGAGCACACAGGTTACGCGCATGTTCTACGACATTCTTACCTGCATCACCACACGCATTGTGATGGGCTACGCTACATTCCCATTTGTTCTGCTTGAATTCATG GGCAGCATCAAATTGTACCTgagattttttttgtgccttCATCTTATTTCACTAGTGACCATATTTATTCTACCAAAATTCATACGGGGTGAGCCGCGCACACAACGGTCCAGCAGGAGTTCCGCCGGGGCGAATGTGCCGGTTTCCACGCAGAGCGATGGCAATATTACGGCTGCTGTCGATCAACCGCTGGCGGTGGCCGCCAGCACCGATGATCTCAATGCCAATGATGAGAAGGAGGACGGAGTGGAGAGTAAGCATGCTAAAC cttctgcagcagcaacaaagtcCGAAGCCAATACAACACCACAACGGTCAACAGATTTGCGCTCGAGACGCGGTTAG